From Dethiosulfovibrio faecalis, the proteins below share one genomic window:
- the dctP gene encoding TRAP transporter substrate-binding protein DctP, translating into MSLILMGLTAAASTAVTVKMSYNGPPKAEDNAVHAFAENFKKLVEEGTEGRVAFELFPDSQLGTEEERMELLMKTGLNQPMANIASFAGVAPVFPEIYASSIPFMFNSYEAAHIFFDKSQYWKKAQEEFRNRTGAVLLEAVEEGGFLAFTNSERAIHGPDDFKGLKFRGMDEGQLAIYQAFGASGTPIPWTELYMALKTGVVDGQMNPAMYIIIGSLYEVQKYMTLANIQYSDQFLVMNGDLFDSLSEEDRKVVVEAAKEANRISRMEVEAADSKQVEYLKEKGMDVYSPNGNEMDQFREKGQPEYVKWLKTKVSQEWLDLAVQCATRANEAAKE; encoded by the coding sequence ATGTCCTTGATTTTGATGGGACTCACCGCGGCAGCCTCCACGGCGGTGACGGTCAAGATGTCCTACAACGGACCGCCGAAAGCGGAGGACAACGCAGTCCACGCCTTCGCGGAAAACTTCAAGAAGCTGGTCGAGGAGGGAACCGAGGGACGGGTTGCCTTCGAGCTCTTCCCCGATAGCCAGCTGGGAACGGAGGAGGAGCGAATGGAGCTCCTGATGAAGACCGGTCTTAACCAGCCGATGGCCAATATAGCCTCCTTCGCCGGAGTGGCTCCGGTTTTCCCCGAGATATACGCCTCGTCCATACCCTTCATGTTCAACTCCTACGAGGCGGCCCACATATTCTTCGATAAAAGCCAGTACTGGAAGAAAGCCCAGGAGGAATTCCGCAACAGGACCGGAGCGGTGCTGCTGGAGGCGGTAGAGGAAGGCGGATTCCTGGCCTTCACAAACTCGGAGAGAGCCATACACGGCCCGGACGACTTCAAGGGACTCAAGTTCAGGGGCATGGACGAGGGACAGCTGGCCATATACCAGGCATTCGGAGCCAGCGGAACCCCCATACCATGGACGGAACTGTACATGGCCCTCAAGACCGGGGTCGTGGACGGTCAGATGAACCCGGCAATGTACATAATCATAGGAAGCCTATACGAGGTACAGAAATACATGACCCTGGCCAACATACAGTACTCCGATCAGTTCCTGGTCATGAACGGCGACCTGTTCGACTCCCTCTCCGAGGAGGATCGCAAGGTCGTCGTCGAGGCGGCCAAGGAGGCCAACCGCATTAGCCGCATGGAGGTGGAGGCGGCGGACTCCAAACAGGTGGAGTATCTGAAGGAAAAGGGGATGGATGTATACTCCCCCAACGGAAACGAGATGGATCAGTTCAGGGAAAAGGGACAGCCCGAATACGTGAAGTGGCTCAAGACCAAGGTGAGTCAGGAATGGCTTGACCTGGCGGTACAGTGCGCCACCAGGGCGAACGAGGCGGCGAAGGAATAG
- a CDS encoding TRAP transporter small permease, producing MDGSSDLGKVQRMAVAMERLSAVVAGFLLLVNVGDIVLGIFFRYVMKSSIIWTEEVARYSLVWLVMLGAAGAQAKGDHMSIDFLAPRFPRWLKKVSYVARMGIQAVVLILLIWLGGKNVAGTWTMKTMALGIPKAIPLMAVPIGMSMLLMQLLLQELHRPSDGGDRS from the coding sequence ATGGACGGCTCGAGCGACCTCGGAAAAGTCCAGAGGATGGCCGTCGCCATGGAGCGACTAAGCGCCGTGGTGGCCGGTTTTCTCCTGCTGGTCAACGTGGGAGATATAGTGCTAGGCATCTTCTTCCGTTACGTCATGAAAAGCTCGATCATATGGACCGAGGAGGTAGCTCGATATTCCCTGGTTTGGCTGGTGATGCTGGGGGCGGCGGGAGCCCAGGCGAAGGGGGACCATATGTCGATAGACTTTCTGGCACCGCGTTTCCCAAGATGGCTGAAAAAGGTCTCCTACGTAGCCAGGATGGGGATACAGGCGGTGGTACTGATCCTCCTGATATGGCTCGGCGGCAAGAACGTCGCTGGAACCTGGACCATGAAGACCATGGCTCTGGGCATCCCCAAGGCCATTCCTCTCATGGCCGTTCCGATCGGCATGTCCATGTTGTTGATGCAGCTCCTGCTCCAGGAGCTGCATCGCCCCTCCGACGGAGGTGACCGGTCATGA